Proteins from one Salaquimonas pukyongi genomic window:
- a CDS encoding FkbM family methyltransferase: MFDNFRWTSISEKRNNLTQKYEPLQVDILRCISRKCSNCVFIDIGANIGVYSIVLAAEESVSKVHAFEPVPSLAKEMRRNIDLNGIKDKTEMYEFVLSDESGRANFIVRSDFAGDSGVQETHLFSDLPYRSVESYRKCKLDDVLNFSNREIVVKVDVEGHEIQVLKGAKELLKNNRGYIQLELLNKNQEDLARELLRDIGWFRLFKLDRDVYFSNVKSLNSPRARLATLEAGLAEFIDRTRRAEGAPARRQIIPGITVEVRRDIVNKIKKFLRRSRQKQ; this comes from the coding sequence ATGTTTGATAATTTTCGTTGGACCAGCATCTCGGAAAAACGCAATAACTTGACGCAAAAGTATGAGCCGCTTCAAGTGGATATTCTTCGCTGTATTTCTCGCAAATGCTCAAATTGCGTATTTATTGATATAGGAGCAAATATAGGGGTGTATTCCATTGTTCTAGCTGCTGAAGAATCCGTTAGTAAAGTTCATGCATTTGAGCCGGTGCCTTCACTTGCAAAAGAAATGCGGAGAAACATTGATCTCAATGGAATAAAAGACAAAACGGAGATGTATGAGTTCGTTCTATCAGATGAATCTGGGAGAGCAAACTTCATAGTGCGGTCGGATTTTGCAGGAGACAGCGGGGTTCAAGAAACCCATCTATTCTCCGATCTGCCCTATCGTAGCGTGGAGTCATACCGAAAGTGCAAGCTAGACGATGTTTTGAATTTTTCAAATCGTGAAATCGTTGTAAAGGTGGATGTGGAGGGGCACGAGATTCAAGTTCTGAAAGGAGCCAAAGAACTATTGAAGAATAATAGGGGGTATATACAATTAGAATTACTAAATAAAAATCAAGAGGATTTAGCAAGAGAATTACTTAGAGATATTGGTTGGTTTAGACTCTTTAAATTGGATAGAGATGTATACTTCTCAAACGTGAAAAGCTTGAATTCGCCCAGAGCACGACTCGCAACACTCGAAGCTGGATTGGCGGAGTTTATTGATCGAACGCGGCGAGCTGAAGGCGCACCTGCAAGAAGACAGATTATTCCCGGGATAACAGTTGAGGTGCGCCGAGATATCGTAAACAAGATAAAAAAGTTTCTGCGACGAAGCAGACAAAAACAATAG
- a CDS encoding glycosyltransferase: MHVLFLPSWYPEHPNDSSGCFFREQAIALADAGASVGVIAPSLRSLRRPWSAVIGDHRLDKQVDKGVHTYRASIMHISPRLWGPTVRRIGKLTEEMFSQYIADRGKPDVLHVHAALPIGAAAVKISRTYDLPLVYSEHSTAFARNVIHPAGLAIAKQVALQATHPFAVSRPFATLLEEKLELPAGLLDVMPNLVQTGFLAHKLSTPSSNRLRYLHISLLTAKKNVSVLLESFSRAFVGANYVTLAIGGDGPERPALEQLAARLGIAEQVTFLGKLSRENVITELSKADVFVLPSKVETFGVVVVEALAMGVPVIATRCGGPEDIIKTGDGVLVAVDDVAELADALAKFATPSPPSERRARRERCRKRFGPKKIATQWLEIYTDAVTRLKAIR; this comes from the coding sequence GTGCATGTCCTTTTCCTCCCTTCGTGGTATCCCGAACACCCGAATGATTCGTCCGGGTGCTTTTTTCGCGAGCAAGCAATCGCTCTTGCGGATGCTGGTGCAAGCGTTGGCGTCATTGCGCCTTCTTTGCGGTCGTTACGGCGTCCATGGAGCGCGGTAATTGGTGATCACCGCCTGGATAAGCAGGTCGACAAAGGCGTTCACACATATCGGGCCTCAATTATGCACATCTCCCCTCGGTTATGGGGCCCCACGGTTCGCCGGATTGGGAAGTTGACCGAGGAAATGTTCTCACAATATATCGCTGATCGGGGCAAACCTGATGTGCTTCATGTTCATGCGGCTTTGCCCATTGGCGCTGCCGCGGTCAAAATTTCACGAACCTATGACCTTCCATTAGTCTATTCAGAGCACAGTACAGCATTTGCACGAAATGTCATTCACCCGGCGGGTTTGGCGATAGCAAAGCAGGTCGCACTGCAAGCAACCCACCCATTTGCTGTTTCAAGGCCATTCGCGACTTTACTTGAAGAGAAACTGGAGTTACCGGCAGGTCTTCTCGACGTCATGCCAAATCTTGTTCAAACTGGCTTTCTAGCGCACAAACTGTCTACACCGTCTAGCAACCGCTTACGGTATCTTCATATCAGCTTGCTGACCGCCAAGAAAAATGTGTCTGTCTTGCTTGAAAGCTTTTCCAGAGCTTTTGTGGGCGCAAATTACGTCACTCTTGCAATTGGCGGAGATGGGCCTGAGCGTCCCGCTCTTGAGCAACTGGCAGCTAGGCTGGGTATCGCTGAACAGGTTACGTTCCTTGGGAAACTATCGCGCGAAAATGTAATCACAGAATTGTCAAAAGCAGATGTATTCGTGCTTCCCAGCAAGGTCGAAACTTTTGGCGTCGTAGTCGTGGAGGCGCTGGCGATGGGAGTTCCGGTTATCGCCACCCGTTGTGGTGGACCAGAGGACATCATAAAAACCGGTGATGGGGTATTGGTTGCCGTTGACGATGTTGCGGAGCTTGCAGACGCCTTGGCAAAGTTTGCTACACCGTCGCCCCCTTCCGAACGGCGTGCACGCCGCGAAAGATGCCGGAAGCGATTCGGGCCCAAAAAGATTGCGACACAATGGCTCGAAATCTACACCGACGCGGTGACCCGTCTCAAGGCCATTCGATGA
- a CDS encoding oligosaccharide flippase family protein has protein sequence MTVPLRRTATDIALTFSRQFLAGLMQLGQVLIVARVLGPEGAGTYAVALLLPTLMTQLLNLGLNSANVYFVASRQFPLEQVWATSRNLMLLMSIAGLALGLIVVTTLGALAFPGVPQAVLVTALLIYPPSLMAGMAAGLFQALEEFRAFNIAVLVQPMLSLAGISLLWLLGGVDLVVVLLIVMLSHVVALTVVLALLHQHVPLARGSFAKLGYLRPALTYGMKAHLGNLLSFLNHRLDLFLVNLLAGPAAAGIYTVAVRFAEQLWIISQAVSTVILPRLSAMVEDEEARRAFTPFMARAVLWSTLVAAGLLATIAQPLINLLFGLDFAWAAIALAVLLPGIVLFACARVLGNDMASRGGSGPT, from the coding sequence ATGACAGTACCTCTGCGGCGGACTGCCACCGACATCGCATTGACATTTAGCCGGCAGTTCCTTGCTGGGTTAATGCAACTGGGTCAGGTGTTGATCGTGGCACGGGTGCTGGGACCGGAAGGGGCAGGTACCTATGCCGTGGCGCTTTTGTTGCCCACGCTAATGACACAACTTCTAAATTTGGGGCTGAACAGTGCAAATGTCTATTTCGTAGCTTCGCGTCAGTTTCCGCTAGAGCAGGTCTGGGCGACTTCACGAAACTTGATGCTGCTGATGAGCATAGCGGGGCTGGCGCTGGGGCTGATCGTCGTGACTACACTCGGTGCGCTGGCTTTTCCGGGTGTCCCGCAGGCTGTATTGGTCACGGCGTTGCTGATCTACCCGCCCAGCCTGATGGCGGGAATGGCGGCAGGGCTGTTTCAGGCTCTAGAGGAATTTCGGGCCTTCAACATCGCGGTTCTGGTACAGCCAATGTTATCACTCGCCGGGATTAGTCTATTGTGGCTCCTCGGCGGCGTGGATCTTGTTGTGGTGCTTTTGATCGTCATGCTGTCGCATGTGGTGGCTCTAACTGTGGTGTTGGCACTGCTTCATCAGCATGTTCCCCTTGCTAGAGGCAGTTTCGCAAAGCTGGGGTATTTGCGCCCCGCCCTAACCTATGGAATGAAAGCGCATCTGGGCAATCTACTGAGTTTCCTGAACCACCGTTTAGACCTTTTTCTGGTGAATCTGCTGGCGGGCCCAGCGGCGGCGGGTATCTACACGGTTGCTGTTCGCTTTGCTGAGCAATTGTGGATTATTTCCCAAGCAGTATCGACCGTAATTCTTCCCCGTCTTTCGGCTATGGTAGAGGACGAGGAGGCGCGGCGGGCCTTTACCCCGTTCATGGCCCGGGCAGTGCTCTGGAGCACGCTCGTAGCGGCTGGACTGCTGGCCACCATCGCGCAACCGCTGATAAACCTTTTGTTTGGACTGGATTTTGCTTGGGCGGCGATAGCGCTGGCAGTTCTTCTTCCGGGTATAGTGCTGTTCGCCTGTGCACGGGTTCTCGGTAATGATATGGCCTCACGGGGCGGGTCGGGACCAACTTGA
- a CDS encoding polysaccharide biosynthesis C-terminal domain-containing protein, producing the protein MVLVVNTIGNLILIPLYGVVGASAATTLAYSLSLMAHLALQEFLNDTRWWEFMLPTRKDIVLFLRIFSRGKT; encoded by the coding sequence TTGGTTCTTGTTGTTAATACAATTGGTAATCTCATATTGATCCCACTATACGGCGTCGTCGGCGCCTCTGCGGCGACGACACTGGCTTATTCCCTATCCCTAATGGCTCACCTGGCGTTGCAAGAGTTTCTGAACGATACCCGTTGGTGGGAATTCATGCTGCCGACGCGGAAAGATATTGTTTTGTTTCTTCGTATCTTTTCGAGGGGAAAAACATGA
- the wecB gene encoding non-hydrolyzing UDP-N-acetylglucosamine 2-epimerase, which produces MKLTTIIGARPQFIKAAAVSRRFAALEGVSEGIVHTGQHYDANMSGVFFDELDIPRPKHNLGIGGGSHGVMTGRQLEAIEAVLLAEKPDWVLVYGDTNSTLAGALAAVKLHIPVAHVEAGLRSFNRRMPEEINRVLTDHAADRLFAPTETAMQNLRNEGLPQERLHLVGDVMYDASLYYRDRARMPRWFEKLGVAPGEFVLATVHRAENTDDLQRLQGIMNGLAEAGRPVVLPLHPRTRERLDRMRIDRQQNLHFVEPAGYLEMVWLEANCHCVATDSGGVQKEAYFFAKPCVTLRDETEWVELVENGWNAIVGADSKAISSAIANAKAPSVRSELYGAGDAAVKIVEALA; this is translated from the coding sequence ATGAAACTCACCACCATCATCGGCGCGCGGCCGCAGTTCATCAAGGCTGCTGCGGTGTCCCGCCGGTTCGCTGCTCTTGAAGGGGTCAGCGAGGGCATTGTTCACACCGGCCAGCATTACGATGCCAATATGAGCGGTGTTTTCTTCGATGAACTGGATATCCCGCGGCCCAAACACAATCTGGGAATTGGCGGCGGTTCCCATGGTGTCATGACAGGCCGGCAACTCGAGGCGATCGAAGCAGTTCTGCTTGCTGAAAAGCCCGATTGGGTTCTGGTCTATGGTGACACCAATTCCACGCTCGCCGGTGCTCTGGCCGCTGTAAAGCTGCATATTCCCGTTGCTCATGTGGAGGCGGGATTGCGCAGCTTCAACCGCCGCATGCCCGAAGAGATCAACCGCGTCCTGACGGACCATGCAGCCGACAGGCTGTTTGCGCCGACTGAAACTGCAATGCAAAATCTGCGCAATGAAGGCCTGCCGCAAGAGCGTTTGCACCTGGTCGGCGACGTAATGTACGACGCCTCATTGTACTACAGGGACCGGGCTCGCATGCCCCGCTGGTTTGAGAAATTGGGGGTCGCGCCGGGAGAGTTTGTGCTGGCGACTGTTCACCGGGCGGAGAATACCGATGATCTGCAACGCTTGCAGGGGATAATGAACGGATTGGCTGAAGCCGGCAGGCCGGTAGTGCTTCCGCTCCACCCGCGCACGCGCGAGCGGCTTGATCGCATGAGGATTGACCGCCAGCAAAACCTCCACTTTGTCGAGCCTGCGGGATATCTGGAAATGGTCTGGCTTGAGGCAAATTGTCATTGCGTGGCGACCGATTCCGGCGGTGTACAGAAAGAGGCCTATTTCTTCGCCAAGCCATGCGTGACACTTCGCGATGAAACCGAATGGGTCGAACTTGTCGAAAATGGCTGGAACGCCATTGTCGGGGCGGACAGCAAGGCGATATCGTCCGCAATTGCAAACGCGAAGGCGCCTTCTGTCAGAAGCGAACTTTATGGTGCCGGTGATGCCGCAGTGAAAATCGTAGAAGCGCTGGCATGA
- a CDS encoding DegT/DnrJ/EryC1/StrS family aminotransferase has translation MKIEFIDLKQQQTRIRNSLQQRMDRVLDHGRYILGPEVEELEEKLAAFVGVRHCISCANGTDALQIAQMALGVTRGKEVITPGFTYIATAESAAVLGADPVYVDILPETCNMDHRMLEDAITSKTRAVIPVSLFGQCADMDEVNAIAGQKGVAVIEDAAQSFGATYKGCQSCSLSKVACTSFFPSKPLGCYGDGGAIFTDDDELAVVMRQISRHGQDRRYHHIRVGLNSRLDTLQAAVLLAKLEIFEDELALRQEVAQRYNNLLGGMNSVQLPFVEAHNTSAWAQYTIRFDPAIRDSVAHYLKEAGIPTAIHYPIPLNRQPAVGNDVSGLEEGEAASKAVLSLPMHPYLDARTQKFISDKICEAVG, from the coding sequence ATGAAAATTGAGTTCATCGACCTGAAACAACAGCAGACCCGGATCCGGAACAGTCTTCAGCAAAGAATGGACCGTGTGCTGGATCACGGGCGCTATATTCTCGGGCCCGAAGTGGAGGAACTTGAGGAGAAGCTTGCCGCTTTTGTTGGTGTTCGCCATTGCATAAGCTGTGCGAACGGAACCGACGCGCTCCAGATCGCCCAGATGGCGCTTGGCGTTACCCGCGGTAAGGAAGTCATAACACCGGGATTTACCTATATTGCCACAGCAGAGTCGGCGGCCGTGCTGGGCGCCGATCCGGTCTATGTCGACATACTCCCTGAGACCTGCAACATGGACCACCGCATGCTGGAGGATGCGATCACCAGCAAGACGCGCGCCGTCATTCCGGTTTCCCTGTTTGGCCAATGCGCCGACATGGACGAGGTGAATGCGATTGCCGGCCAAAAGGGCGTCGCCGTTATAGAGGATGCTGCCCAGAGTTTTGGTGCGACCTACAAGGGATGCCAATCCTGCAGCTTGTCGAAAGTTGCCTGTACCAGCTTCTTCCCGAGCAAGCCGCTTGGCTGCTACGGCGATGGCGGCGCCATTTTCACCGATGACGACGAACTGGCCGTCGTCATGCGCCAGATATCACGGCATGGCCAGGATCGCCGTTATCACCATATCCGCGTGGGCCTCAACAGCAGGCTGGACACGCTGCAGGCCGCCGTACTTCTGGCAAAGCTGGAAATTTTCGAGGACGAACTCGCCCTGCGACAGGAAGTTGCCCAGCGCTATAACAACCTGCTTGGCGGCATGAATTCCGTACAGCTTCCCTTTGTTGAAGCGCATAATACCAGCGCATGGGCGCAGTATACGATACGGTTTGATCCCGCCATCAGGGACAGCGTTGCCCACTATTTGAAGGAAGCGGGCATACCGACGGCGATCCATTATCCGATACCACTCAACCGGCAGCCTGCTGTCGGCAATGATGTGTCAGGGCTTGAGGAAGGAGAGGCAGCCTCGAAGGCTGTCCTGAGCCTTCCCATGCATCCCTACCTTGACGCCAGGACCCAGAAGTTCATCTCGGACAAGATTTGTGAGGCAGTGGGGTGA